The Desulfonatronum sp. SC1 genome window below encodes:
- a CDS encoding thiazole synthase, with protein MGDDLFEIGGERLGSRLFTGTGKYGDDAVIPDVCAASGSEVITVALRRVDFQAATGNVMEHIPKTMRLLPNTSGARTADEAVRIARLAKAMGCGNWIKIEVIADNNHLLPDGYATVRATGILAAEGFVVLPYVNADLYVARDLVSAGAAAVMPLGAPIGTNRGLQTKEMIRILIEEIDLPIIVDAGLGRPSHACEAMEMGADGVLVNTAIATAADPVSMARAFGEAVRAGRRGFLAGHGAQRLKADASSPLTGFLEGDGS; from the coding sequence ATGGGGGACGACCTCTTCGAGATCGGCGGGGAACGCCTGGGCAGCCGTCTGTTCACCGGTACAGGCAAGTACGGCGACGACGCGGTGATTCCGGATGTCTGCGCGGCCTCCGGGTCCGAGGTGATCACCGTGGCCCTGCGGCGGGTGGATTTCCAGGCCGCCACGGGCAACGTCATGGAACACATCCCTAAAACCATGCGGTTGCTGCCCAACACCTCCGGCGCGCGCACCGCGGACGAGGCCGTGCGCATCGCCCGGCTGGCCAAGGCCATGGGCTGCGGGAATTGGATCAAGATCGAGGTCATCGCGGACAACAACCACCTGCTCCCGGACGGATACGCCACGGTGCGGGCCACGGGAATCCTGGCCGCCGAGGGCTTCGTGGTTCTGCCCTACGTCAACGCGGACCTGTACGTGGCCCGGGATCTGGTTTCCGCCGGAGCCGCGGCGGTGATGCCCCTGGGCGCGCCCATCGGCACCAACCGCGGCCTGCAAACCAAGGAGATGATCCGCATCCTGATCGAGGAAATCGACCTGCCGATCATCGTGGACGCCGGGCTGGGTCGGCCTTCCCATGCTTGCGAGGCCATGGAGATGGGCGCGGACGGGGTGCTGGTGAACACGGCCATTGCCACGGCCGCCGATCCCGTGAGCATGGCCCGGGCTTTCGGTGAAGCGGTGCGGGCCGGACGGCGCGGGTTCCTGGCAGGGCACGGGGCGCAACGCCTGAAGGCCGACGCTTCTTCGCCGTTGACCGGCTTTTTGGAGGGAGACGGCTCGTGA
- the tsf gene encoding translation elongation factor Ts yields MAISASLVKELRECTGAGMMDCKKALQECDGDQEKSRLWLREKGLAKAQKKSGRATSQGYIGSYIHSNGKIGVMVELKCETDFVAKNEKFLELAKDLAMQVAATAPLCVAPEDIPEDVLERERQFVTQQTRDEGKPENIIPKIVDGRMKKFAQEVCLLEQAFIKDDSRKIQALITETIAVLGENIQVGRIVRMALGEEA; encoded by the coding sequence ATGGCCATTTCCGCAAGTCTGGTAAAGGAGCTGCGCGAGTGTACCGGCGCTGGCATGATGGATTGCAAAAAAGCGCTGCAGGAGTGCGACGGGGATCAGGAAAAGTCTAGGCTCTGGCTGCGTGAAAAAGGCTTGGCCAAGGCCCAAAAGAAGTCCGGCCGGGCCACGTCCCAGGGTTATATCGGGTCCTACATCCACTCCAACGGCAAGATCGGGGTGATGGTCGAGCTGAAGTGCGAGACCGACTTCGTGGCCAAGAATGAGAAGTTCCTGGAACTGGCCAAGGATCTGGCCATGCAGGTAGCCGCCACGGCTCCGCTGTGCGTGGCCCCGGAGGACATTCCGGAGGACGTTCTGGAGCGGGAACGCCAATTCGTCACCCAGCAGACCCGGGACGAGGGCAAGCCGGAAAACATCATCCCCAAGATCGTGGACGGCCGGATGAAGAAGTTCGCCCAGGAAGTCTGCCTCCTGGAGCAGGCCTTCATCAAGGACGATTCCCGCAAAATCCAGGCTCTGATCACCGAAACCATCGCCGTGCTCGGCGAAAACATCCAGGTCGGCCGGATCGTGCGGATGGCCCTGGGCGAAGAAGCTTAA
- the hsdR gene encoding EcoAI/FtnUII family type I restriction enzme subunit R — MNKKALTEADIRTKFVTPALVGPSGDKWDVMTQIREECYFTKGRVIVRGRTVKRGEARKADYILYYKPNLPLAVIEAKDNNHCVGDGMQQALEYAEILDIPFAYSTNGDAFLEHDRTKTTGQGVAGPVTREIPLDQFPAPAELWARYLAARGYTAAQEAVAAQEYYDDGSLKTPRYYQIIAVNRTVEAIARGENRILLVMATGTGKTYTAFQIIWRLWKSGARKRILFLVDRNILADQTKTNDFKPFGPAMTKITNRTVDKAFEIYLCLYQAVTGTEEEQNIYKQFSPDFFDLVVVDECHRGSAADDAAWRKVLEYFSSAAQVGLTATPKETRDVSNIEYFGEPLYAYSLRQGIADGFLAPYKVIRIGLDKDLDGWRPEDGQTDKYGRAIEDREYNDRDFDRNLILERRTALVAAKVTRFLQATDRFSKTIIFCENIDHAERMRQAMVNANPDLAAANSKYVMRVTGDNDEGKAQLDNFIDPESTYPVVCITSRLMSTGVDAQTCKLIVLDRRINSMTEFKQIIGRGTRINEDYGKLYFTIMDFKRATSLFADPDFDGEPVQIYEPGPDDPPVPPEDLSEDLSADLSADLSADLLEDPSEATSEAFSDETAYPLGDDPGDPTNARQPPVKYYVDDVEVRVATERVQYLDEHGKLITESLKDYSRRAVRRTYATLDSFLTVWNDAERKQAVLEELAARGVFLDELAEQVGRDYDAFDLVCHVAFDQPPLTRTERAEKVQKRNVFGKYGDKARAVLNALLAKYAETGIQSVESLDILKVDPLRTFGTPIEIISLFGGKPAYLAAVRELEAQLYMDVA; from the coding sequence ATGAACAAGAAAGCCCTCACTGAAGCGGACATCCGCACCAAGTTCGTCACCCCCGCGCTTGTGGGCCCAAGCGGCGACAAGTGGGATGTGATGACCCAGATCCGGGAGGAATGCTACTTCACCAAGGGCCGGGTCATTGTCCGCGGCAGGACCGTGAAACGCGGCGAGGCCAGGAAAGCCGACTACATCCTCTATTACAAGCCGAATCTGCCCCTCGCGGTCATCGAGGCCAAGGACAACAACCACTGCGTGGGCGACGGGATGCAGCAGGCCCTGGAATACGCCGAGATCCTGGACATCCCCTTTGCCTACAGCACCAACGGGGACGCCTTTTTGGAGCACGACCGGACCAAAACCACCGGTCAAGGCGTCGCCGGCCCCGTCACCCGGGAAATCCCCCTGGACCAGTTTCCCGCTCCCGCCGAACTCTGGGCCCGCTATCTCGCGGCCAGGGGCTACACCGCCGCGCAGGAAGCCGTGGCCGCCCAGGAATACTACGACGACGGCTCCCTGAAGACGCCTCGCTATTACCAGATCATCGCCGTCAACCGCACCGTGGAGGCCATCGCCCGGGGCGAAAACCGAATTCTGCTGGTCATGGCCACGGGCACGGGCAAGACCTACACCGCCTTTCAGATCATCTGGCGGCTGTGGAAGTCCGGGGCCAGGAAGCGCATCCTGTTCCTCGTTGACCGCAACATCCTGGCCGACCAGACCAAGACCAACGACTTCAAGCCCTTCGGCCCGGCCATGACCAAGATCACCAACCGCACAGTGGACAAGGCTTTTGAGATTTACCTCTGTCTCTACCAAGCCGTGACCGGGACCGAGGAAGAGCAGAACATCTACAAGCAGTTCTCGCCGGATTTCTTCGATCTGGTGGTCGTGGACGAATGTCACCGGGGCAGCGCCGCGGATGACGCGGCCTGGCGCAAGGTGCTGGAATACTTCTCCTCGGCCGCCCAGGTCGGCCTGACCGCCACGCCCAAGGAGACCAGGGACGTTTCCAACATAGAGTACTTCGGCGAGCCGCTCTACGCCTACTCCTTGCGCCAGGGCATAGCCGACGGCTTTCTCGCGCCCTACAAGGTGATCCGCATCGGCCTGGACAAGGACCTGGACGGCTGGCGGCCCGAGGACGGGCAGACCGACAAGTACGGACGGGCCATCGAGGACCGCGAATACAACGACCGCGATTTCGACCGCAATCTGATCCTGGAACGGCGCACCGCCTTGGTGGCGGCCAAGGTCACCCGGTTCCTTCAGGCCACGGATCGCTTCTCCAAGACCATCATCTTCTGCGAAAACATCGACCATGCCGAGCGCATGCGCCAGGCCATGGTCAACGCCAACCCGGATCTGGCCGCGGCCAACAGCAAGTACGTGATGCGCGTCACCGGCGACAACGACGAGGGCAAGGCCCAACTGGACAATTTCATCGACCCCGAATCCACCTATCCGGTCGTCTGCATCACCTCCCGGCTGATGAGCACCGGGGTGGACGCCCAGACCTGCAAGCTCATCGTCCTGGACCGGCGCATCAATTCCATGACCGAGTTCAAGCAGATCATCGGGCGCGGCACCCGCATCAACGAGGACTATGGCAAGCTCTACTTCACGATCATGGATTTCAAGCGGGCCACGAGCCTGTTCGCGGACCCGGATTTCGACGGCGAGCCGGTCCAGATCTACGAACCCGGCCCGGACGACCCGCCGGTTCCGCCGGAAGATCTCTCGGAAGATCTCTCGGCAGATCTCTCGGCAGATCTCTCGGCAGATCTCTTGGAAGATCCTTCGGAAGCGACTTCGGAAGCTTTTTCGGACGAGACCGCCTATCCATTGGGCGATGATCCGGGAGATCCGACAAATGCTCGGCAACCGCCGGTCAAATACTACGTGGACGACGTGGAAGTCCGCGTGGCCACGGAGCGGGTCCAGTATCTGGACGAACACGGCAAGCTGATCACCGAATCCCTGAAGGATTACTCCCGCAGGGCCGTGCGCCGGACCTACGCCACCCTGGACTCGTTTCTGACCGTCTGGAACGACGCCGAACGCAAACAGGCCGTTCTGGAGGAACTGGCCGCCCGGGGCGTGTTCCTGGACGAACTTGCCGAGCAGGTGGGCCGGGACTATGACGCCTTTGATCTGGTCTGCCACGTCGCCTTTGACCAGCCGCCGCTGACCCGCACGGAGCGGGCCGAAAAGGTCCAAAAGCGCAACGTGTTCGGGAAATACGGCGACAAGGCCCGCGCGGTCCTGAACGCCCTGCTGGCCAAGTACGCCGAAACCGGCATCCAGAGCGTCGAATCCCTGGACATTCTCAAGGTGGACCCCCTGCGCACCTTCGGAACCCCCATCGAGATCATCAGTCTCTTTGGCGGCAAGCCCGCGTACCTGGCCGCGGTCAGGGAGCTGGAGGCGCAACTTTACATGGACGTCGCGTAA
- the thiF gene encoding sulfur carrier protein ThiS adenylyltransferase ThiF produces the protein MTLLEQGIAHHIGPEALARLQRVRVGLAGAGGLGSNCAHALVRSGFKRFVLVDFDRVEASNLNRQFFFPDQVGLPKVVALAANLLRINPDLELELLESRIMEDNVQGLFAGCDAVLECVDDPFVKKLLAEAMLPTAALFVAASGIAGCGDADRIRTRRLRANFFLVGDEQTAACSDTPPLAPLVAMAAAKQADVVLHHFLRLQRDKIAPAIRTWGVRRAHTKGAHTGAPLQNCIGQP, from the coding sequence ATGACCCTCCTGGAACAAGGCATCGCCCACCACATCGGCCCGGAGGCCCTGGCCCGCCTGCAACGGGTGCGCGTCGGCCTGGCCGGGGCCGGTGGTCTGGGCTCCAACTGCGCCCACGCCCTGGTTCGCTCCGGGTTCAAGCGCTTCGTGCTTGTGGATTTTGACCGGGTGGAGGCCTCCAACCTGAACCGGCAGTTCTTCTTCCCGGACCAGGTCGGCCTGCCCAAGGTCGTGGCCCTGGCCGCCAACCTGCTGCGCATCAACCCGGACCTGGAGTTGGAGCTACTGGAGTCGCGGATCATGGAAGACAACGTTCAGGGCCTGTTTGCCGGTTGCGATGCCGTGCTGGAATGCGTGGATGACCCGTTCGTGAAAAAGCTGCTGGCCGAGGCCATGCTCCCCACGGCGGCCTTGTTCGTGGCCGCCTCCGGCATTGCCGGATGTGGGGACGCCGACCGCATCCGCACCAGACGCCTCCGGGCCAATTTCTTTCTCGTTGGCGACGAGCAAACCGCCGCCTGTTCAGATACGCCCCCGCTGGCCCCCCTGGTTGCCATGGCTGCGGCCAAGCAGGCCGACGTGGTGCTGCATCATTTTCTGCGCCTTCAAAGGGACAAAATTGCCCCGGCAATCCGGACATGGGGCGTACGCAGGGCGCATACAAAGGGCGCACACACAGGTGCGCCCCTACAGAATTGCATTGGTCAACCGTGA
- the pyrH gene encoding UMP kinase, translated as MTELRYPRILLKISGEALAGPNQFGIDPETIDTFCREMVEVAELGVELALVIGGGNIFRGLSAASRGMDRAGADYMGMLATVINSLAVQDGLEKLGLTTRVMTAFPMQQVAEPYIRRRAIRHLEKKRVVICAAGTGNPFFTTDTAAVLRGAELKVQAILKATKVDGVYNKDPKKDQDAQLFSHISYIDVLKKRLQVMDSTAISLAMDNNLPIVVFNLFTKGNIKRVALGEPTGTLVTGGE; from the coding sequence ATGACGGAACTGCGCTATCCCAGAATATTGCTGAAAATCAGCGGCGAAGCCCTGGCCGGGCCCAACCAGTTCGGAATCGACCCCGAGACCATCGACACGTTCTGCCGGGAAATGGTCGAGGTCGCCGAACTTGGGGTCGAATTGGCCCTGGTGATCGGCGGGGGGAATATTTTTCGCGGTCTCTCCGCCGCCTCCCGGGGCATGGACAGGGCCGGGGCGGACTACATGGGCATGCTGGCCACGGTGATCAACTCCCTGGCCGTGCAGGACGGCCTGGAAAAGCTGGGGCTGACCACCCGGGTGATGACCGCCTTCCCAATGCAACAGGTGGCCGAGCCCTACATCCGCCGTCGGGCCATCCGGCATCTGGAGAAAAAACGGGTGGTGATCTGCGCCGCGGGCACCGGCAACCCGTTTTTTACCACGGACACCGCCGCGGTCTTGCGCGGGGCCGAACTTAAGGTTCAGGCCATCCTCAAGGCCACCAAGGTGGACGGAGTCTACAACAAGGATCCGAAAAAGGATCAAGACGCCCAGCTGTTCTCGCACATCTCCTACATCGACGTCCTGAAAAAGCGCCTGCAAGTCATGGACTCCACGGCCATTTCCCTGGCCATGGACAACAATCTGCCCATCGTGGTCTTCAATCTTTTCACCAAGGGCAACATCAAGCGGGTCGCACTGGGAGAACCGACGGGAACGCTGGTCACAGGAGGAGAGTAA
- the thiE gene encoding thiamine phosphate synthase, producing MSNPLHNIDLYCLTSEEHSLGRSNLEVVRAMLDAGIKLIQYREKDKPGRVKLEECSAIRKLTREAGALFLVNDDVAVAQAVDADGVHVGQDDLPVPVVRRLIGPDKIIGLSTHSPDQARAAATAGADYIGVGPIFATKTKKDVCAPVGLEYLEWVTANLSIPFVVIGGIKEHNIGEVIHRGASCVAMITEIVAKPDIAGQIRALRNAMNNTIKE from the coding sequence ATGAGCAATCCCCTGCACAACATCGATCTCTACTGCCTGACCAGCGAGGAGCACTCCCTGGGCCGGTCCAACCTGGAGGTGGTCCGGGCCATGTTGGACGCCGGAATCAAGCTCATTCAGTACCGGGAGAAGGACAAGCCAGGACGGGTCAAGCTGGAGGAATGCTCGGCCATCCGGAAGCTGACCCGCGAGGCCGGGGCCCTGTTCCTGGTCAACGACGACGTGGCCGTGGCCCAGGCCGTGGACGCGGACGGGGTGCATGTGGGCCAGGACGACCTGCCGGTGCCGGTGGTCCGCCGTCTGATTGGACCGGACAAGATCATCGGCCTGTCAACCCACTCCCCGGACCAGGCCCGGGCCGCTGCGACGGCCGGGGCGGACTACATCGGCGTGGGGCCGATCTTCGCCACCAAGACCAAGAAGGACGTCTGCGCGCCGGTGGGCCTGGAATATCTGGAATGGGTCACGGCCAATCTGTCCATTCCCTTCGTGGTCATCGGAGGGATCAAGGAGCACAACATCGGGGAAGTGATTCACAGAGGTGCGTCCTGCGTGGCCATGATCACGGAAATCGTCGCCAAGCCGGACATCGCCGGGCAGATCCGGGCCCTGCGCAACGCCATGAACAATACTATAAAGGAATGA
- a CDS encoding HigA family addiction module antitoxin gives MKKILPVHPGEILEEEFLKPLAISQNRLGRDLGVSPRRINEIVHGKRAITADTALRLSRYFGNSSSFWMGLQMDYELDMAEDALAERINEEVRQLAVA, from the coding sequence ATGAAGAAAATTCTTCCCGTACATCCTGGTGAGATTCTGGAAGAGGAGTTCCTTAAGCCGCTGGCCATCAGCCAGAACCGGCTGGGCAGGGATCTTGGCGTCTCCCCGCGCAGGATCAACGAGATCGTTCACGGGAAACGCGCCATAACGGCGGACACGGCCTTGCGGCTCTCCAGATACTTCGGCAATTCCTCCAGCTTTTGGATGGGCCTGCAAATGGACTACGAACTGGACATGGCTGAGGACGCACTGGCCGAACGGATCAACGAGGAAGTCCGGCAACTGGCCGTTGCCTGA
- a CDS encoding type II toxin-antitoxin system RelE/ParE family toxin: MIESFRCKETERIFQREYSRRLPTDIQRTAFRKLRMLNRSASLDDLRIPPGNRLEALMGNRQGQHCIRINDQWRICFVWRDGGAHDVEIVDYHKG; this comes from the coding sequence ATGATTGAAAGCTTCCGGTGCAAAGAAACGGAGCGGATCTTCCAGCGCGAATATTCGCGAAGGTTGCCGACCGACATCCAGAGAACCGCCTTCCGGAAGCTGCGCATGCTGAATCGCAGCGCAAGCCTAGATGACCTGCGCATCCCCCCGGGGAACCGCTTGGAAGCTCTCATGGGCAACCGCCAGGGGCAGCATTGCATCCGTATCAACGACCAATGGCGAATCTGTTTTGTCTGGCGCGATGGCGGCGCACATGACGTTGAGATCGTCGATTATCATAAGGGGTGA
- the rpsB gene encoding 30S ribosomal protein S2 translates to MAYVTMKQMLETGVHFGHQTRRWNPKMRPYIFGARNGIHIIDLQQTVKMFQKAHDFIADTVAQGGKVMFVGTKPQAREIIKQEAARVGMFSVTHRWMGGTLTNFQTIRSSIQRLKKLEAMFEDGTVSRFVKKEIVRMQRDVGKLNLALGGIKDMESLPQAAFVIDPNREDIAIQECRKLNIPVVAVVDTNCDPDLIDFIIPGNDDAIRAIKLFSASIADACTEGAARMRDMDQAAEKSAEAALTQAAAEDERAETEIENDATEEK, encoded by the coding sequence ATGGCGTACGTGACAATGAAGCAGATGCTGGAGACCGGCGTGCATTTCGGTCACCAGACCCGGCGTTGGAATCCCAAGATGCGGCCGTATATCTTCGGCGCGCGCAACGGCATCCACATCATCGACCTGCAGCAGACCGTGAAGATGTTCCAGAAGGCCCACGACTTCATCGCCGATACCGTGGCCCAGGGTGGCAAGGTCATGTTTGTGGGCACCAAGCCCCAGGCCCGGGAAATCATCAAGCAAGAAGCCGCGCGGGTGGGCATGTTTTCCGTGACCCATCGCTGGATGGGCGGCACCCTGACTAACTTCCAGACCATTCGCAGTAGCATTCAGCGCCTGAAGAAGCTGGAAGCCATGTTCGAGGACGGCACCGTGAGCCGGTTCGTCAAGAAGGAAATCGTGCGCATGCAGCGTGACGTGGGAAAGCTGAACCTGGCCCTGGGCGGGATCAAAGACATGGAGTCCCTGCCCCAGGCAGCCTTTGTCATCGACCCGAACCGGGAAGACATCGCCATCCAGGAATGCCGCAAGTTGAACATTCCGGTGGTCGCCGTGGTGGACACCAACTGCGATCCGGATCTGATCGACTTCATCATCCCCGGCAACGACGACGCCATCCGGGCCATCAAGTTGTTCTCCGCGAGCATCGCTGACGCCTGCACCGAGGGCGCCGCCAGGATGCGCGACATGGACCAGGCCGCTGAAAAGTCCGCCGAGGCCGCGCTGACTCAGGCCGCCGCGGAGGACGAAAGGGCTGAAACGGAAATTGAAAACGACGCTACGGAGGAGAAATAA
- the thiC gene encoding phosphomethylpyrimidine synthase ThiC: protein MNWTTQMDAARGGIITDQMRTVAAKENLPLETLMERMAAGEVIIPANKNHAHLDPEGVGRGLRTKINVNLGISKDACDMDLEMEKVRHALRLGAEAIMDLSCFGKTREFRQALIAESRAMIGTVPIYDAVGFYDKNLSDISVDEFFDVVQTHVDDGVDFLTIHCGLNRLTAERIEKTDRLTSLVSRGGSLLYAWMKENDAENPFYEHYDRLLEICVKHDVTLSLGDGCRPGSLHDATDAVQVQEMIVLGELTKRAWERDVQVMIEGPGHMALNEIAANMVLEKRLCHGAPFYVLGPLVTDVAPGYDHITSAIGGAVAAAAGADFLCYVTPAEHLRLPTLEDMKEGIMAARIAAHAADIAKGIPGARNWDDKMSKARADLDWEAMFTLALDPEKARAYRESSKPAHEDSCTMCGKMCAVRTMKRIKEGKDIRLDD from the coding sequence ATGAACTGGACAACCCAGATGGATGCGGCCCGCGGGGGCATTATCACGGACCAGATGCGCACCGTGGCGGCCAAGGAAAATCTGCCCCTGGAAACCTTGATGGAACGCATGGCCGCGGGTGAGGTGATCATTCCGGCCAACAAGAACCACGCCCACCTGGACCCCGAGGGGGTCGGACGGGGATTGCGCACCAAGATCAACGTCAACCTGGGCATTTCCAAGGACGCTTGCGACATGGACCTGGAAATGGAAAAGGTCCGCCACGCCCTGCGCCTGGGGGCCGAGGCGATCATGGACCTGAGCTGCTTCGGCAAGACCCGGGAATTCCGCCAGGCCCTGATCGCCGAATCCCGAGCCATGATTGGCACGGTGCCCATCTACGACGCCGTGGGCTTCTACGACAAGAACCTGTCCGACATCAGCGTTGACGAGTTCTTCGACGTGGTCCAGACCCATGTGGACGACGGCGTGGATTTCCTGACCATCCACTGCGGTCTGAACCGGCTGACCGCGGAGCGGATCGAGAAAACCGACCGCCTGACCTCTCTGGTCTCCCGGGGCGGCTCCCTGCTCTACGCCTGGATGAAGGAGAACGACGCCGAGAACCCGTTCTACGAGCATTACGACCGGCTGCTGGAGATCTGCGTGAAGCACGACGTGACCTTGAGTCTCGGCGACGGCTGCCGCCCGGGCTCCCTGCACGACGCCACGGACGCGGTCCAGGTCCAGGAAATGATCGTTCTGGGCGAACTGACCAAACGGGCCTGGGAGCGCGACGTTCAGGTGATGATCGAAGGTCCCGGCCACATGGCTTTGAACGAGATCGCCGCGAACATGGTCCTGGAAAAACGGCTCTGCCACGGCGCGCCCTTCTACGTGCTCGGCCCCCTGGTCACGGACGTGGCCCCTGGGTACGACCACATCACCAGCGCCATCGGCGGAGCCGTGGCCGCGGCCGCCGGCGCGGACTTCCTCTGCTACGTCACCCCGGCGGAACACCTGCGCCTGCCCACCCTGGAGGACATGAAGGAAGGGATCATGGCCGCCCGCATCGCGGCCCACGCCGCGGACATCGCCAAGGGCATTCCCGGCGCAAGGAATTGGGACGACAAGATGTCCAAGGCCCGCGCCGACCTGGACTGGGAAGCCATGTTCACCCTGGCCCTGGACCCGGAAAAAGCCCGTGCCTACCGCGAATCCTCCAAACCGGCCCACGAGGACTCCTGCACCATGTGCGGCAAGATGTGCGCGGTGCGGACCATGAAGCGGATCAAGGAGGGGAAGGATATACGGTTGGATGATTGA
- the thiS gene encoding sulfur carrier protein ThiS gives MMQVIINGKPEEVSTGVTLLELIETRILDPSRVVAELNREIVPGDRFANTVLSEGDRLELLQFVGGG, from the coding sequence ATGATGCAGGTGATCATCAACGGCAAACCGGAAGAAGTCTCAACGGGAGTCACGCTCTTGGAACTCATTGAGACCAGAATATTGGACCCGTCCAGGGTCGTGGCCGAACTGAACCGAGAGATCGTTCCCGGTGATCGTTTCGCGAACACGGTCCTGAGCGAAGGCGATAGGCTGGAACTGCTGCAATTCGTGGGAGGTGGTTGA
- the thiH gene encoding 2-iminoacetate synthase ThiH produces MSFAEVMGAYTGMITSKALQERQRQDVIRALSKDRLGPEDLLALLSPAAGAMLEDLARRAAEITLRHFGRAVQLFTPLYVSDFCANRCVYCGFNADRNGPRRQLSLEEVRVEAERIAATGLRQVLVLTGDARPKAPPEFLEQVLAVLREFFPSLLLEVYALTQGEYARMIDAGAEGLVIYQETYDPEQYDRMHPSGPKRDYAFRLDAPERACHAGMRWVGLSALYGLGDWRTDAFCAALHARWLQDHFPGAEISLSLPRMRPHAAGWQPEQPVSDRDLTQILLAQRLFLPRAAITLSTRESPRLRENLLPLGVTRLSAGVSTSVGGHGADQSGTPQFEVADDRSVSEIAAMLREKGYQPVFKDWQPLDQVTP; encoded by the coding sequence GTGAGCTTTGCAGAAGTCATGGGCGCATACACAGGCATGATCACGTCCAAGGCTCTCCAAGAGCGTCAACGACAGGACGTAATTCGGGCCTTGAGCAAAGACCGTCTCGGTCCGGAGGACCTCCTGGCCCTGCTCTCGCCGGCCGCCGGAGCCATGCTGGAAGACCTGGCTCGGCGGGCCGCAGAGATCACTCTGCGCCATTTCGGTCGGGCTGTGCAGTTGTTCACCCCGCTTTACGTCTCGGACTTCTGCGCCAACCGCTGTGTGTATTGCGGCTTCAACGCGGACCGGAACGGTCCGCGCCGCCAGCTTTCCCTGGAGGAAGTCCGCGTCGAGGCCGAGCGCATCGCCGCCACCGGGTTGCGTCAGGTCCTGGTGCTTACCGGCGACGCCCGGCCCAAGGCGCCGCCGGAGTTTTTGGAGCAGGTTCTCGCCGTGCTCCGGGAATTTTTCCCCAGCCTGCTCCTTGAGGTCTACGCCCTGACCCAGGGGGAGTACGCCCGGATGATCGACGCCGGGGCCGAGGGGCTGGTCATCTACCAGGAAACCTACGATCCTGAACAATATGACAGGATGCACCCCAGCGGCCCCAAGCGGGACTACGCGTTCCGCCTGGACGCGCCGGAACGGGCCTGCCATGCCGGCATGCGCTGGGTGGGCCTCAGCGCGCTCTACGGGCTGGGCGATTGGCGCACGGACGCCTTCTGTGCGGCCCTGCACGCCCGCTGGCTGCAGGATCACTTTCCAGGTGCGGAAATCAGCCTGTCCCTGCCCCGGATGCGCCCCCATGCCGCGGGCTGGCAGCCGGAGCAACCGGTTTCAGACCGCGATCTGACTCAGATCCTTCTGGCCCAGCGCCTGTTCCTGCCTCGAGCGGCCATCACCCTGTCCACCCGGGAATCTCCCCGGCTTCGGGAAAACCTGCTCCCCCTGGGCGTGACCCGGCTCTCCGCCGGAGTCTCCACCTCAGTGGGCGGTCATGGGGCGGACCAGTCCGGAACGCCGCAGTTCGAGGTGGCCGACGACCGAAGCGTGAGCGAGATCGCCGCCATGTTGCGGGAAAAGGGCTATCAGCCTGTGTTCAAGGACTGGCAGCCATTAGACCAGGTAACGCCATGA